The following coding sequences are from one Leptolyngbya sp. NIES-3755 window:
- a CDS encoding hypothetical protein (similar to AA sequence:cyanobase_aa:AM1_2459): MKVLKRRFQSIAGWLPAIIFPTATLLQLIPVIQGRTEGVSVIAWTLFGVANLGAYISSTQKQTIQIILAFLFNSVLDLMIVTRCLLHL, encoded by the coding sequence ATGAAAGTCTTAAAACGTCGATTTCAATCGATTGCAGGTTGGCTACCCGCAATTATCTTTCCAACCGCAACGCTCCTTCAACTCATCCCTGTCATTCAAGGTCGGACAGAGGGCGTAAGCGTGATAGCTTGGACGCTGTTTGGCGTGGCGAATCTGGGTGCATATATCTCTTCCACCCAAAAGCAAACGATCCAAATCATCCTTGCATTTCTGTTCAATTCAGTGCTGGATTTGATGATTGTTACGCGCTGTTTGCTACATCTGTAG